The Daphnia pulex isolate KAP4 chromosome 3, ASM2113471v1 genome includes a region encoding these proteins:
- the LOC124189757 gene encoding collagen alpha-1(I) chain-like: MNSVVVLALLVAVTLAAPSQPGKRAPAAVSKYPAGPSKYNFNPYTSDGSEEEEDSNIHKQLNAFLIEYLPRLTQSAVAPGAYAGTYNSPPTFIAGPPGPAGPQGEKGDKGETGSPGSQGIQGLPGSDGTPGSQGEKGADGATGPTGEKGDKGEKGDSGSNGADGKDGSPGKDGQTGAVGPQGPKGETGEPGTSYSFPGPAGEPGVPGKDGVPGAKGETGPQGPSGKDGSNGEKGEKGESGPQGGKGEKGDQGEKGSDGLPGAPSYVPGPVGPVGAPGKDGQNGNDGGSGKDGKDGAPGSPGPKGEKGSDGEKGSTGEKGETGSQGPQGEPGVAGPQGVPGPSGEVGPVGPKGETGATGPKGPKGNPGVPGPKGKTGPKGKTGPAGPVAYGERSYPASTGMYIPVVAAAYGPAASSSSYGQAVPQNWYQSPAYKKTNKYSSNNSEEERA; encoded by the exons ATGAATTCTGTG GTTGTTTTAGCGCTTCTGGTCGCAGTGACTTTAGCTGCTCCTTCACAGCCTGGTAAACGTGCTCCAGCAGCAGTTTCTAAATATCCAGCAGGACCCtccaaatataattttaatccGTACACATCCGATGGctccgaagaagaagaagactcaAACATCCATAAACAGTTGAACGCTTTCCTAATCGA ATATCTTCCCAGGCTGACACAATCAGCTGTTGCCCCTGGAGCCTATGCTGGTACATATAATTCTCCACCAACATTTATTGCTGGGCCACCTGGACCGGCTGGACCTCAAGGAGAAAAGGGAGACAAAGGAGAAACAGGCTCTCCAGGTTCACAAGGCATTCAAGGACTACCTGGTTCGGATGGAACTCCAGGATCTCAAGGAGAAAAAGGTGCCGATGGAGCCACTGGGCCGACTGGTGAAAAAGGTGACAAAGGCGAAAAAGGAGATTCAGGATCGAATGGCGCAGATGGCAAAGACGGATCGCCAGGAAAAGACGGGCAAACTGGAGCAGTCGGACCTCAAGGGCCAAAGGGTGAAACAGGCGAACCAGGCACATCTTACTCATTCCCTGGACCTGCTGGAGAGCCTGGAGTTCCTGGGAAAGATGGAGTCCCTGGTGCTAAAGGAGAAACAGGGCCTCAAGGACCATCTGGCAAAGACGGATCTAATGgcgaaaaaggtgaaaaaggcGAATCTGGTCCTCaaggaggaaaaggagaaaagggagACCAAGGAGAAAAAGGCAGTGATGGACTTCCAGGTGCGCCCAGCTATGTGCCTGGTCCGGTTGGGCCTGTCGGCGCACCTGGAAAAGATGGTCAGAATGGCAATGATGGCGGTTCCGGTAAAGATGGAAAAGACGGTGCTCCAGGCTCACCAG GCCCCAAGGGAGAGAAAGGAAGCGATGGAGAAAAAGGTTCGACTggtgaaaaaggagaaacaggATCTCAAGGACCGCAAGGCGAACCCGGAGTTGCCGGCCCACAAGGAGTTCCTGGCCCGTCTGGAGAAGTAGGCCCAGTTGGGCCAAAAGGAGAAACTGGCGCGACTGGACCGAAAGGACCTAAAGGAAACCCAGGCGTTCCAGGCCCTAAAGGAAAAACTGGGCCCAAAGGAAAAACGGGACCGGCTGGACCTGTTGCTTACGGAGAAAGAAGTTATCCCGCTTCAACAGGCATGTATATCCCTGTGGTAGCGGCGGCATATGGACCAGCAGCCAGCAGTTCCAGTTATGGACAAGCTGTACCTCAGAACTGGTATCAGTCTCCAGCTTACAAGAAGACCAACAAGTATTCTTCAAACAACTCTGAAGAAGAAAGGGCCTAA
- the LOC124189758 gene encoding very-long-chain 3-oxoacyl-CoA reductase-like: MAFVVLVVGWIVLGLMGLKVLYSLCNFIYCVKLSAALGHSLDLRRYGPWAVVTGATDGLGEAYAWKLASLGMNIVLISRSHSKLQEVAYDIKREHHTIQIRTIAADFTEGDSIYPLLKFELVNLPSGVGMLINNVGMDVTTSQFDVLSPEEEIQKIINCNIMAMARLTNLLLPGMRSRQRGIIINVGSIWGTGTWCSTDQFEPCSIIYGATKAFVDKFSHDLAVECRQDGIIVQSVMPTVLATKMHGLQDMSSMFVPKPETFVDANFSTLGIESRTAAYWLHKILLYWREVLHFTLPGSMAQWFSRKIYVGIKVQKLWTEKMNTVK; this comes from the exons ATGGCATTCGTTGTTTTAGTAGTTGGATGGATTGTGTTGGGACTGATGGGCTTAAAGGTGTTGTACAGTTTGTGCAATTTTATTTACTGTGTTAAACTGAGTGCTGCGCTTGGCCACAGTCTGGATTTACGACGATATGGACCCTGGGCGG TGGTGACTGGAGCAACAGATGGGTTGGGTGAAGCTTACGCTTGGaag CTTGCTTCCTTAGGAATGAACATCGTGCTCATCAGCCGATCGCACAGCAAGCTTCAAGAAGTGGCATACGATATCA AGCGAGAGCATCACACAATCCAGATAAGAACGATCGCTGCCGATTTCACCGAAGGAGATTCCATTTACCCGCTGCTGAAATTTGAGCTAGTCAACCTACCGTCAGGAGTGGGAATGCTGATAAACAATGTGGGAATGGACGTGACAACGAGTCAATTTGACGTACTGtcgccagaagaagaaatccagaAAATAATCAACTGCAACATTATGGCCATGGCGAGATTGACGAATTTATTGCTACCCGGAATGAGGAGTAGACAACGCGGAATCATTATCAACGTGGGATCCATATGGGGCACGGGCACTTGGTGTTCGACGGACCAATTCGAACCCTGTTCTATCATTTATGGGGCGACAAAA GCTTTCGTGGACAAATTTTCTCATGACTTGGCAGTCGAGTGCCGTCAGGACGGAATAATTGTTCAATCCGTAATGCCAACAGTGCTGGCAACGAAAATGCACGGATTACAAGACATGTCGTCGATGTTTGTACCCAAACCTGAGACGTTTGTGGACGCCAATTTTTCAACACTTGGTATCGAATCAAGAACTGCAGCGTACTGGCTTCACAAAATATTG CTGTACTGGCGAGAGGTTTTGCATTTTACTCTACCAGGTTCTATGGCCCAGTGGTTTTCTAGGAAAATTTATGTTGGAATCAAAGTGCAAAAGCTATGGACTGAAAAAATGAATACTGTCAAGTAA
- the LOC124190001 gene encoding very-long-chain 3-oxoacyl-CoA reductase-like, giving the protein MSCSCIAEVVGWAVLVIFTAKTVYNLIHFAYTTFLGRLLGRGIDLKSCGPWAVVTGATDGIGKSFAKELAAAGLNVVLVSRTSAKLKAVADEIKNEYSSIQVKTIAVDFTDGQKIYVTLKEELSKLQIGILINNVGMLNGFGRRFGNVEDDKSIHDIINCNILSMARMCHMVLPQMIKRQNGVIVNIGSLSSAMPTPLLTIYGATKAFVEKFSRDLAAEVKSLGVTVQTVHPGYVATNMASHMKPSLLSPDPNTFAAATLRTLGLEQRTAGYWTHKIQLHFTDLANFFIPRPLLERGVLKHMEELGKSIKKASKSR; this is encoded by the exons atgtcGTGTTCCTGCATTGCAGAAGTCGTTGGCTGGGCAGTTTTGGTCATCTTCACAGCAAAAACCGTATACAATCTTATTCATTTTGCTTACACAACGTTTTTAGGCCGTTTGCTAGGACGTGGAATCGACCTTAAATCTTGCGGGCCATGGGcag tTGTTACCGGTGCTACGGATGGCATTGGAAAATCTTTTgcaaaagaa cttgctgctgctggattgaACGTCGTTCTAGTTAGTCGAACGTCCGCAAAACTCAAGGCAGTTGCCGATGAAATCA AGAACGAATACAGTTCGATCCAGGTGAAAACGATCGCTGTAGACTTTACCGATGGCCAAAAAATCTACGTCACTCTCAAAGAGGAACTGAGCAAGTTGCAGATTGGTATTCTGATCAATAACGTTGGCATGCTGAATGGTTTCGGTCGGCGTTTCGGAAATGTCGAAGATGACAAAAGTATTCACGACATTATCAACTGTAACATTTTGAGCATGGCGCGGATGTGTCACATGGTTTTACCCCAAATGATCAAACGCCAAAACGGCGTCATCGTGAATATCGGATCGCTCTCGAGCGCAATGCCAACGCCTCTCCTCACCATTTATGGTGCAACGAAa gCATTTGTTGAGAAATTCTCCCGAGATTTAGCTGCCGAAGTGAAATCGTTGGGCGTTACAGTTCAAACTGTCCATCCGGGATACGTTGCCACGAATATGGCAAGCCATATGAAACCCTCGTTATTGAGCCCTGATCCCAATACGTTTGCAGCAGCAACTTTACGTACTCTTGGACTAGAACAGCGAACCGCAGGATATTGGACGCATAAAATTCAA TTGCATTTCACGGACCTTGCCAATTTCTTCATTCCTCGCCCGCTGTTGGAACGTGGGGTGCTCAAGCACATGGAAGAATTAGGGAAATCCATTAAAAAAGCCAGCAAGTCTCGCTAA